The nucleotide sequence CCGATTAGCCGCACCGCTGGCCGCTGGCTACGCCCTCGATTTACTGCTGGCCGACCCGGAAGGATGGCCCCACCCGGTGCGCACCTACGGTGCACTCATTGCCTCCGGCGAGCGGCAACTCAACCACGGCTCGTACCGCTTTGCCAAAGGCGCGGTGCTGGCAGGTGGCCTGGTAGGCGGTACTTTTGGCGTGTTCCAGCTCCTGGACCGCGCCCAACGCCACCTGCCGCCGCTAGTGGGCCTTGCCATTAACAGCGCGTGGGTGTTCTATGGCTTGGCGAATACGGGGCTGGTGCGCGAAGGCCATGCGGTGTTTGCGGCGTTGGAAAACAACGGCCTGGAAGCCGGGCGCCGGCAACTCGCCCGCATTGTCGGGCGCGACACAACCCAGCTGGATGTGCAGCAGATTCGGACGGCAGTGCTGGAAAGCCTGGCCGAAAACCTCAGCGACGGAGTGGTTGCCCCGTTGTTGTACTACGCTCTGGCCGGAGTACCGGGTCTGATGGCCTACAAAATGGTGAACACCCTAGACTCCATGCTCGGCTACCACAGCCCACGCTACGAGCAGTTCGGCAAGTTCGCGGCCCGCCTCGACGATGTGGCGAACCTGGTGCCGGCCCGCCTTACGGCCGGCTTATTGGCGGCGCTGGGTGGCAGCTGGCGCGGTTTTCAGTTTATCTTCCGGTATGGGCACCAGCACAAAAGCCCTAACGCCGGCTATCCGGAGGCGGCCCTAGCGGGGGTGCTGAACTGCCGGTTCGGCGGGCCGAATACCTACCACGGCCAACTAGTGGTCAAGCCCTACATCGGTAACAACCCGCGCCTGCTGGCGGCCACCGAAATCAACCGGGTAGCCCAACTGAACCATGCCGTGTGCGCCGTGTTGGTGGCAGGCATTGTGGGCCTACTGTGGCACCGACGCACCCCCAGAGCTGGCCTCGAGTAACTGCTCGATAAAGGCGGTATTTTCAGCCCAGTACAGGTGCACGTAGGAAGCCCACACGTTGCCCTGCCGGTAAAGCTGCACGGGCACGGGTACGCCTTTGGCACTGGTAATATGGGCCGCTTCAGGCGTTAGGCCGTGGTCTTGCAGCTGCGAGTAATGAAACTCGTGCCCCTTCACGGTCAGGCCGTTCCATTCCACTACACGGTAGCCTAGGGTCATTTTGGCGTTTTCCAGGGAGGTAGTGCACGGCAGCACGCCCACCATGGCAAAAGCCTGTCCGTGCGTGTCAACCAGGTCAGTGCCCAGGTACATCAGCCCGCCACATTCGGCGTACGTGGTGCCGCCCGCCTGGCAATACGCGGCCACACTGGCGCGCATGGTTTCGTTGTTGTGCAGCTCGGCGGCAAACAGCTCCGGGTAGCCGCCGGGCAGGTACAGAAAGTCGATGCCGGCAGGTAAGGCTGCATCGGTTAGGGGGCTGAAGTAGCTTACCTCGCCGAACTCAGCCAGCGCCTGCACATTCTGGTGATAGGTGAAGGTGAATGCTGCGTCGCGGGCCACGGCAATGCGGCGGCGGGGCGTGTTCCTTTTGCTGGGCGCTTTCGTAGGAGTGGTGGGCACCGCTCGGCGCGTGACTTCGAGTAGCCGGTCGAGGTCCACCGTTTGCGGCAGGGCATCGGCCAGGGCGTCCACAATGGTTTCGTACTGAATATGGGTGTCGATGGACAACCCCAGGTGGCGGGAAGGAATGACGAAAGCCGGGTTGTTGGGCAGATAGCCCAACGCTTCCACGCCCACGTCCTGGCAGGCTTCGCGCAGAAAACTGTAGTGCGAAGCGGTGTTTACGAAGTTGAAAATGGCCCCTATCAGCTGGATGCCTGGGTAAAAGTTCTTGAACCCATACAACAGTGGCGCCACCGAGTAAGCCATGGCCTTAGCATTCACTACCAGCACCACCGGAATACCGAGCTGCTCGGCTACGTCGGCGGCACTGCCTTGCATGCGGTTGGCGCCATCGAAGAGGCCCATTACGCCCTCTACCAACGCTACGTCGGCCGCGGCGGCGTACTGGGCGTAGGTGGCCTGGGTGTGCGCGCTCGAAGCCATAAACACATCCAAGTTGAGGCTCGGGCGGCCTGCAGCCTGGGTATGATGGTGCGTATCCAGGTAATCGGGGCCGCACTTGAAGGGCTGCACTACCAGCCCGCGCCGGGCCAGGGCGCGCAGCAGGCCCAGCGTGAGGGTGGTTTTGCCGTTGCCGCTGGCGGGGGCTGCCAGCAGAAACTGAGATTTTTCAGCAGGGGAAGGTAACGGCACAGCAGATACTTTTGCGGGTGAAATCAAATCAAGCACGATGCCCCTCTACGTAATTTCGGGTGGCCCCGGGGCCGGCAAAACTACCCTGCTCGCTGCGCTATGCCAAGCCGGCTTTGCGGGAGCCGAGGAAGTTTCGCGCCAGCTCATTCGCGAATTGGTGGCGCAAGACAGCGAGCTAGTGCCGTGGCGCAACCTGGCCGGCTTTGCCGAACTAGCCCTGGCCCGCATGGTAACCCAGCACCAAGAAGCTACCCGCCGCGGCGGTGTCACGTTCTGCGACCGGGGCCTGCCCGACATCATTGCGTACTTGGAAGTGGCCGGCTTGCCCGTACCGCCCCCCTACTACGCCGCAGTGAAAGCGCACGCGTACCAAACGCCGGTATTCATGCTGCCGCCCTGGCTGGAAATTTACGTGAACGACGCGGAGCGCTGGCAGACCTTCGCCGAAGCGCAGGCGCTCTATAACGCCTTGCAGCACACCTACCAACGCCTGGGGTTCACGACGGTGGAGCTGCCCAAAACCTCGGTAGCGGTGCGGGTTGAGTTTGTGCGGCAATTGATAGAAACCCAGTAAACCACTGCCCGAAGCACGTCGTCCGGCATTTTCTTCTACATTTGCCGACGCATTTGGTAGTCGTTTCCGCGGTGCGGGACGACTTTAAAAGGGAATCCGGTGAGAATCCGGGACAGTCTCCGCTGCTGTAACCCCCTCCACAAGCCGGCTGATACGTAGGCGCCACTGGTTGATACAACAACTGGGAAGGCCATCAGCCGGTGGGGGAAGTCAGAAGACCTGCCGCTGCACCATACAGTCACAGCTTTCGGCAGAAAGGCTCGTTGTACCATGCCCCACTCCCCGCTTCTCCCCGGCCGTGCTGGGGACGTACCCGTTTATTTGTTGGTTTGCCGCAGCGTAGCGCTGCTTGGCCTGCTGTTGCTGTCCCCAGCGGGCTTCAGCCAAACTACCACCCCGCCGAAAACCCGACCGAAAGTTACTGCGGCGCCCGCCACCCGGGGCCGAACCACGGTGCAATACGCCAAGGGGTTCACCATCACTTATGCCGGCAACTGCAAGGTGGTTACCATTCTAAGCCCCTTCGAGCAGAAAACTACGGCTACGCGCTACTTGCTGGTGCCCCGCGGTACTGCCCGCCCCGCCGGCTACCCCGATGCTCAGGTTATTACCACGCCCATTCGCAGCTTGGTAGGGCTTTCGTCGATGCACGTGGCGCTGGCCAGTTTCCTCGGGGCCGATGATATTCTGGTGGGCCTGGGCAACTTCAAATACGCTTCCTCGCCGCGCGTACGGCAGCGCATCACGGAAGGAAAAATCTATGAAGTCGGTCAGGGCAAAGAACTCAACAACGAGCAGCTGATTGCCCGGCACCCCGACCTGGTGATGACCACCGGCTGGCCCGGCGAAAACCTCACCCGTTTCCAAACCTTGGCCGCGGCGGGCATACCCGTCATGATTAATTCGGAGTGGGTGGAGAAAACGCCCCTAGCCCGGGCGGAATGGGTGAAAGTGTTGGCTGTGCTACTCAATAAAGAAGACGTGGTCAACCAGAAGTTCGGGCAGGTAGCGCGCGAGTATCAGCGCCTGGCAACCTTGGGCCAGAAAGCTGCCAAGCGCCCCCGAGTGGTGGTAGGCATGCCGTTCAAGGATGTTTGGCACGTGCCCGACACCGACAGCTACATGGCTCAGTTTCTGCGCGACGCGGGTACCACCTACGCCTGGGACAAAACTAAGTCCCCGCAAGGCAGTCTGGCTCTGTCGTTTGAAACCGTTTCGCCGGTGGCCCTCACCGCCGATTATTGGCTACATACCGGCTCGGTTAGTACCAAGGCAGAAGTGGTGGCCCAGGATGCTCGCTACGCGGCTTTTGCATCCTTCAAAAGCGGACGCGTCTACAACAACAACCGCCGCACCAACGCCCAAGGCGCCAACGACTACTGGGAATCCGGCGCAGTCCGCCCCGACCTGGTACTGGCCGATTTGCTGAGAATCCTGCACCCCGAGCTGCTACCAGCTGGGGCTTTGTGCTACTATCAGCAGTTGAAATGAGCACAACCGTAAGGGTAGCGGCGACGGTGCCGCAACGTGTGCCGGCAGCAGCTGGCGCCCGGCGGCGTGCGGCGTGGCTAGTGGTGTTGGCTGGGTTGGTCGTGCTGGGTTTTGTGCTCGATATTGCCTTGGGCTCGGTGCGCATTCCACTTTCGGCCGTGGTTGATATTTTGCTTGGCCGGCCTGGGAAGACGCCCGCCTGGGAATTTATTGTGCAGCAAATTCGCTTGCCCAAAGCCCTGACGGCCTTGGCCGTCGGCAGCGGGCTGGCTGTTAGTGGCTTGCAAATGCAAACTCTGTTTCGGAATCCGCTGGCCGGGCCTTCGGTGCTGGGCCTCACGGCGGGTGCGGGCTTGGGGGTGGCGGTGGTGATGCTGGCCAGCGGCAGCGTGGCGGGCAGTTTTGCCATTCGGGCGCTGGGTATCGGTGGCAGTTGGAGCCTGGTGCTGGCCGCCACTACGGGGGCCGCGCTGGTTATGGGGCTGGTGCTGGCCCTTTCCGCCAAAGTGCGCGACAATGTGGTGCTGCTTATTGTGGGCATCATGATTGCCAGCGTCACCGGAGCCATAGTGAGTTTGTGGCAGTACTTCAGCGCCCCCGAGCAGATCCAGGAGTACTTGCTCTGGACGTTTGGTTCGCTGGGCGGCGTGGTAGGCGCCCACCTGACGGTGCTGGCCCTGGTGGTTGGTGTGGGGCTGGTGTTGGCGTTTGCGTCGGCTAAGTCGTTGAACGTGCTGCTGCTGGGTGAAAACTACGCCCGCAGCATGGGGCTACGAGTTGGCCGCTCCCGCACCCTTATTATTCTGAGCACCAGCTTGCTGGCAGGGTCCATTACGGCTTTTTGCGGGCCCATTGGGTTTGTGGGTATTGCGGTGCCCCACCTTACCCGGGCGCTCCTGCGCACCGCCGACCACCGCGTGCTATTGCCTGCTTCCTGCTTGGCCGGGGCCGCCCTCACGCTGGGCTGCGACTGTATCACGCAGCTGCCGGGCAGTCAAATCACCTTGCCGCTGAGCGTGGTAACCTCGTTGCTTGGGGCCCCGGTAGTATTGTGGGTGGTGCTGCGCCGCCAATCTATTCGCTCGTCTTTTTCTTAATCCATGTCCACGCGCATCCCCTTGCTCACAGCCGAGGCGTTGGCTGTTGGCTACGTGTACAAAAAGTCGCCCCGGCCGGTAGCGGGCCCGCTTCAGTTGGCTTTGTGGCCCGGTGAATTGGTGTGTTTGCTGGGGCCGAATGGAGCTGGCAAATCCACGCTGCTGCGCACGTTAGCTGGCTTGCAACCCCCACTCAGCGGCCAACTACACCTAGCAGACACGGCCCTAAGTAGCTTGAGCGCCACTGAACGAGCCCGCCAACTGAGCGTGGTGCTCACTGACCGGGTTGAGGCGGGCAACCTTACCGTGCAAGACCTGGTTAGCCTGGGCCGCCACCCCCACACCGGCTGGCTCGGCGGCTTGTCAACTCAAGACGACGCCCACGTGCAAGCGGCGCTGGCCGCTACCGGCACTACCAGCTTCGCCCGCCGGCCAGTAGGGGAACTCAGCGACGGGGAGCGCCAGAAGGTGCTGCTGGCCCGCGCACTGGCGCAGGATACGCCCATCGTGCTGCTGGATGAACCCACCGCCCACCTCGACCTGCCCAACCGCGTGGCCCTCATGCGCCTGCTGCACCAGTTGGCTCGGCAAACTGGCAAGGCCATTCTGCTTTCCACCCATGAACTGGATTTAGCCCTGCAAGCCGCCGACCGGGTGTGGCTGCTGCCCGCCGACGGAGAACTGCGCACGGGCACTCCCGAAGACCTGGTGCTAAGCGGACAATTCGCGGCGGCTTTCACCCGCGAAGGATTGGCCTTCGACCCTAGCACCGGCACGTTTGCCCTCCACGCTCCCACTGGCCCCGCCGTGCAGATTCTCGGCGGAGGTGCCGTGGCATTTTGGACGCGCCGCGCCCTGGAACGCGAAGGGTTCGTGCCAACCGCTGGCCCAGCAGCCCGGCGTGTGGCAACCTCCGCCGACCCCGTGCTCTGGACCACCCAAATAGACGCCGAGACCCCGCAAACGCACGCCACCATGGAAGCCATGCTGCGCACGCTACGGGAAATTCCAGCCAACCAACCGCGCACGGCAGCAGTGCCCACCTGCTAATTTTTGTCTTGATTTCTTGCTTTACCCTACTTCATGAACAAGCACTCTTTACGCCAACATCCTTTCTTTTCACTGGCCAAACCGTTACTCCTCGGAGCGCCGTTGCTGGCGGCTACCGTGTACCAGACGCAGGCCCAAGCCCCCGTACCCGTCGCCGATACGTTGCAACGCCAACGCCTGAGTGAAGTGGTGGTAACGGCTACCCGCGCGGCCACCGAGCGAGGCAAACTGCCGCAGCAGATTCAGGTTGTTCGCCGCCAGGATATCGAGCAGACACCCGCCCAAGACTTCACCGATGTGCTCAAGAAAAACGCCTCGGTTGATATCATTCAATACCCCGGCTTATTGTCGGGGGTGGGCATCCGTGGCTTCCGGCCCCAAACCAGCGGGCTCAACCAACGGGCATTGCTGCTGGTTGATGGGCGCCCAGCCGGCACCGGTAACCTCTCCACCCTCGATTTGGGCAGCGTAAAGCAGGTAGAAGTTTTGAAGGGCCCGGCTTCGGCGCTGTACGGCTCGCAGGCCATGGGTGGCGTTGTGAACGTGGTGACGCGCAAGTCCCGCGGGGCAGTGCGCTCGTCGCTGGCCGCCGGGTACGGCAGCTACCAGACGTTTACGGTGGGCGGCGCTACCGGCGGCAACCTCACCGAAAAACTGGATTTCGACCTCTCATTTGGTCTCTTTGATCGGGCCGCCGATTACCGGTTGGGTAGAGGCGGCGTCTTCCGTAGCTGGCTCGACGGCGGCAGCGCCACCAAAACCTACGCCAACGACAGCACCGCCCAAACCGACGACCGGCGTGCCGACGGCCAACGCCGCACCTTCACCAAGCTGAACTACTATTCGGGAGCGTTGCGCCTCGGCTACCAGTTGAACGAGCACTGGCACGTAGACGTCCGCGGGGAGCGGTTCGTGGCTCGCAATGTGCAGTCCCCCAACGACATTTTCTACGGGGACCTGGGGCCATCATCCAAAGACATCGAGCGACAAAATCTGGACCTGAGTGCTACCGGCGACTACGAGCATCATCAACTGTTTGTGCGCGGCTATACTTCCATTGAAACCAACGACAACTACACGCTGTCGGCGGGAGCCAACAATGCGCTTATTGCGCCCTACCGCTCGTTCCAGAGCGAGTACTTGTGGAAAGGCGTACAAGTGAAAGACGTAATCAAGTTGGGCAGCCAGCGCATCACGGTGGGCATCGACCGGAACGAGGCCACCAGCAACTCTCAGCGCTTCAACGCCACTAACACCTCCATTGCGCCTTTCAACCCCAATTACGAGCTGAACACCACCGGCTTCTATGCCCAAGGCCAATTCAATTTCTTTCAGGAAAAGCTGATTGTAACCCCCGGCGCTCGGTATGATTTAATCACCTATAACGTGCAGCAAACCGACCTGCTGACCACGTTTACGCCGGGCAAAACCACCAATCCGTTCTTCAGCCCCAGCCTCGGTGCGCAATATTCTCTCACGGAAGGCTTGCGCCTGCACGGTACCATTGGCCGGGCCTACGTCACGCCCGATGCCTACAACGTGGCTGGTTTCTCTCAAACTACACCCAATGCCACCCAACAAGTAGCCATTACGGAAGGCAATGCCAGCCTGAAAAACGAGAGCAGCGTGACCTGGGACGCTGGATTGCGCTACGAAAACAACACCAGCGGCTTCTCGGCTGGGGCAGCGTTCTTCTCCACACAGGTCGAGAACCGTATTACCACCCGCACCACCAACCCAGTGGGCGAAACCACTCCCGAAGGGTATAGGGTCCGCTCCCGCACCACGTACGTAAACGCCAACGACAGCCGCATCCGCGGCCTGGAAGCGGAAGCTGGCTATGATGTTGGGGCGCTGGCCGACAGTCGCTACGAACTGCGCTTGTTTGCTGGGGGCACCAGTATTTTGAAAGCCGAAGACGTAACCAATAACACCGACGGCTCGCAAACCACCCGCGGTATCTTCAACGTGGCGCGGCTGAGCGGCAACTACGGCCTCGCCTACGACAACAACCGGGGCCTGCGGGCCCGCCTGAGTGGCCACTACGTAGACCGCCGCCGCGACACTGACTTCACGGACATCAGCTCGCCCCAAATTCTGTATCCGCGCTACATGACCCTGGATCTGTCGGCGGGCTACACACTGGCGGGCAAGCACACCCTGTCGGTGCTGGTCAACAACCTCACCGACGAAAACTACTACGAGAAGCGGGGCTACAACCTGCCAGGCCGCAACATCTCGGGCCGTTACACCCTCACGTTCTAATGCAGCTCTACTACATTTCCGGCGGGCAGCGCTCTGGCAAAAGCCGTTATGCCCAGGAACTGGCCTTGCAGCTTAGTGCCACCCCTGTGTATCTGGCTACCTCACGGGCCTGGGACGACGACCACCGGCAGCGTATTGCTCGGCACGTAGCCGACCGGGATGAACGCTGGACCACGTTGGAAGAGGAAAAGTACCTGAGCCGCCTCGACCTGACCGGCCGTACCGTGGTGTTGGACTGCGTGACCCTCTGGCTCACCAACTTTTTCACCGACGCAGAATACGAGGTCGAGAAGGCGCTGCAACAAGCCCAGCAGGAATTCGACAAGCTGATGCTACAGGAATGCACTCTGCTCGTGATTTCCAACGAAATCGGGATGGGGCTGCACGCCTCAACCGAGGCCGGCAGGAAGTTCACGGATTTGCAAGGCTGGCTGAACCAATACATTGCTCAGCGCGCCGACCATGCCATTTTCATGGTATCAGGGCTGCCACTCACCATAAAGTAGCTTCGGCTCACAGCAACTCACCTACTATTCATAGCTCATGAAGATCTACACCAAGAAAGGCGATGCCGGTACTACCGGCCTATTCGGGGGGCAGCGCGTCTCGAAAGATGATGTGCGCGTGGAGTGCTTCGGCACCCTGGACGAGGCCAATTCCACGCTGGGTTTGCTCCGGGTGAAGCTGGGCAACGAGCACCCCTGGCAGCCCCAGCTCCACAAGATCCAGAAGGATTTGATGGACATGATGTCGCACTTGGCGCGGCCTTCGGATGCCAAGAAAACCAACCCCAATCCGCTACCAACCGACGGAGCCCAATTCTGTGAAGAATGGATCGACGAGCTGGAAAGCCAGATGACCTCCCCTTCCGACTATTTCTTGCTGCCCGGCGGCAACGAGGTTTCGGCGTTGTGCCACGTGGCGCGCACGCAGATGCGGCGCGGGGAGCGGCGCCTGGTTAGTTTGATGGCCGTTGACACCGTGCATCCTGCTATTCCCGCTTACATCAACCGTTTGTCGGATTTGTTTTTCACCATGGCGCGGGCCGAGATGGACAAAGCCGGCGTAGCCGAAGAAAAATGGCAGCTCTTTCTCTACAAACGCTTCAAAAAAGCGGAAGAACCTACCAAACCCGACCAACCAGCCGCTTAGCAACGAGGCCAGCTGCATAGAGTTGGTTGCGCATTTGCAGCTCCGCAACCAACCGAAAAACGCTAAAGACGAGTTTTAAAAGGTATGTCCCTTTCAAAACTCGTCTTTGTTGCTTGACGTCCCGCAGGCCGGATCCAGGATGCGCCCCGTGTGCGGCTCCAGAATCTCTACAATCAGCCGCACCACCGAGGTAGGAGTGTAGAACTCTCCGCCCTTCTGCCCCTCGCTCAGCGCGAATTTGCCCAGGAAGTATTCGTAAATCTTCCCAAACACGTCCCCCTCGGTAATCTTCAGCCCGGCTATTTCCCCCAGGATTCCTCGCAGCACGTCATCCGGTATCTTTCGGTAGTCGGCCTTGGGCAGCACAATGCCGGCGTCCGGGTTGGCCTCCTCGAAGGCCTCCATGGCTTCAATCACTTTTTCCGGCGCACTGTCGTTAGGCCCCAGCTGCAGCAGGGTGTTATCGTAGTGCGCCTCCTTGGGCACCACGAAGCCAATCACCCGCACGTAGGTCTGGGTCGGCTCTTCCACGTTGCGGCCCGTCTGCTTCGCCGCATTCTGGGCGTCAGCCTCGGCCCGCATTTTCTCAAACCGGTTGGTGGCGTAGCGCAGAAAAAACAGCCCCAGCAGCGGGGCGGCGTATTCGCTCGATTTCAGGTTGCTCTTGGCCCGCAGGCGGTCGGCCGCGGCCCAGAGGTTGTCTTCAAACACTTTCGGGCGGGGCACCCGGTCAAACAGTAACGAATTCAAAATCAATTAGTGTAATGGTAGGCAAAGCAAAACCTGGTTGTAGCCTTATTAAAGGCATACCCCTAAATGTACATAGCTATTCGGAGGCTATAACATAGCACATCTAAATCAGCATAAAAGGCTAAATAAATTAGTATTTACTAACGCCAATACATTCGATTCTGTTACCCAGTTTAACCGCTTTACTTGACTTTCAGCCACACCTAATTGCTCCCGTTTTTATGATCAAGTTGAACTCTTTACTTACTGCCGAGAGCCCTTCCCAGCGCGTAGCTCGCAAGACCGACTTGTTCTTACTGCTCTACCAGATAGGCCAAGAGTTGGAAATCCCGGCGGCTCGTTATCAAGAAGCTGAAAAGCGCTACGGTAGCGTCATTACCTACCTCGACGGCTGCCCTATCCTTGGTGCTCTTCAGCCTCATGCTTTCCCGCAGGGTTCATTTGCTCTGGGCACCACCGTGCGCCCCCTCCACGGTGAGGAGTACGACCTTGACTTTATTTACCTATTGCGAGGTGCACACCCTCAACTCTACAACCAACAACAGATCTACGATTCCCTTTTCCAACGCCTGAAAGGGAACGGCACTTACGCCAGCATGGTGGAATTGAAAAAGCGGTGCGTACGCATCATTTACGCCAATGAATTTCACCTCGATATAACCCCGGCAGTCAGCAACCCAGCTTGCCAGCAAGGCAGCATTCTGGTGCCCGACCGCAAGCTAAAAATCTGGAAACCTTCCAATCCCGCTGGCTATGTTGCTTGGTTCACACCGATTGCAGCCCTGGTACCACGCGCACAGCAATTTGACAAAGCATTACCTTTTGGCCGCCACCTTGTTACGCTAGCCTCCGCCGAGCCCGTTCCTGCCCAGGGTGAGCCCCGCGGCATCCTGCGTCGGGCCGTGCAGTTCATGAAGCGCCACCGTGATGTATACCGGGAAAACAACCCACAGCTAGCAGATTTCGCCCCCATTAACTGTTATCGGTAGTAAGGTATTTTAATAACCGATTAAATGCCCATCAGGTGTTGGAGTGCTTATACGATCTTGTCGGACTTGACAAAGCTGGATGTCCTAAATCCTCCCGCCCAGCGATGCTATATTATGTCGGCGCAAATTCAGGCCGAACGCCAAACCTATTACGATTTGCTGGAAACCAGCCAGCGCGGCCCGCTGGATCTGACGCCCTGGCTGACATGGTTTCTGCAGTGCTTGGGGCGGGCGCTCACCAGTGCCGAACACACCCTGGC is from Hymenobacter tibetensis and encodes:
- a CDS encoding nucleotidyltransferase domain-containing protein, whose protein sequence is MIKLNSLLTAESPSQRVARKTDLFLLLYQIGQELEIPAARYQEAEKRYGSVITYLDGCPILGALQPHAFPQGSFALGTTVRPLHGEEYDLDFIYLLRGAHPQLYNQQQIYDSLFQRLKGNGTYASMVELKKRCVRIIYANEFHLDITPAVSNPACQQGSILVPDRKLKIWKPSNPAGYVAWFTPIAALVPRAQQFDKALPFGRHLVTLASAEPVPAQGEPRGILRRAVQFMKRHRDVYRENNPQLADFAPINCYR